One genomic segment of uncultured Desulfobacter sp. includes these proteins:
- a CDS encoding PFL family protein, whose translation MFEDQEIISTIEMVKNEKLDVRAVTLGINLFDCISHDLNVFKKNIRKKIIDHAATLVETCDQVGDKYGIKVVNKRISISPIALVGASFSSEQMVEIAHELNDIAKTVNIDFIGGFSALVERGIAKGDQALIDAIPKALATTQRICASVNVATTKAGINMDAVLAMSRAIKKAAALTADEDGLACAKLCVFSNIPEDMPFMAGAYLGVGQADAVINVGVSGPGVVKRAIERNLSQQRLPLGRIAEIIKRTACKVTRVGELIGREVADILNIRFGVVDLSLAPTPTVGDSVGEIFQALGLSHIGVPGSTAALAMLNDAVKKGGAFASSHVGGLSGAFIPVSEDLNIAEAAQKGFLSVEKLEAMTCVCSVGLDMVAVPGDITEQVLAGIIADEMAIGMINAKTTATRIIPVPGKKAGDSVMFGGLLGKASIMDVPHLDLKDTFVEYGGHIPAPIHSLKN comes from the coding sequence GTGTTTGAAGATCAGGAAATTATCTCCACCATAGAGATGGTAAAAAATGAAAAGCTGGACGTGCGGGCAGTTACCTTAGGTATAAACCTGTTTGACTGTATTTCCCATGACCTGAATGTATTCAAAAAAAACATACGCAAAAAAATCATCGACCATGCAGCCACACTGGTGGAAACCTGTGACCAGGTGGGGGACAAGTACGGCATAAAGGTGGTCAACAAACGTATTTCCATCTCTCCCATTGCCCTGGTGGGCGCATCTTTTTCATCTGAGCAGATGGTCGAGATTGCCCATGAACTCAATGACATTGCCAAAACCGTTAATATTGATTTCATCGGCGGTTTTTCAGCCCTGGTGGAAAGAGGCATTGCCAAAGGGGACCAGGCGTTGATTGACGCGATCCCGAAAGCGCTGGCCACCACCCAGCGGATCTGCGCATCGGTAAATGTGGCCACCACCAAGGCCGGCATTAATATGGATGCCGTGCTTGCCATGTCCAGGGCCATTAAAAAGGCAGCTGCGCTTACGGCTGATGAAGACGGCCTGGCCTGTGCCAAGCTGTGTGTTTTTTCAAATATTCCCGAGGACATGCCGTTTATGGCAGGCGCCTATCTTGGAGTGGGCCAGGCAGATGCCGTGATCAATGTCGGGGTGTCCGGGCCCGGCGTGGTCAAACGCGCCATTGAAAGAAACCTGTCCCAGCAGCGCTTGCCCCTTGGCCGCATTGCAGAAATTATAAAACGTACTGCCTGCAAGGTCACCCGGGTGGGAGAACTAATCGGCAGGGAAGTGGCAGATATCCTTAATATCCGGTTTGGCGTGGTGGATCTTTCCCTTGCCCCGACCCCCACGGTGGGTGACAGTGTGGGCGAAATCTTCCAGGCACTGGGCCTTTCCCATATTGGTGTGCCTGGTTCCACCGCAGCGCTTGCCATGCTCAATGATGCAGTGAAAAAAGGCGGGGCTTTTGCCTCGTCCCATGTGGGTGGCCTGTCCGGTGCCTTTATTCCTGTCAGTGAAGATCTTAATATTGCCGAGGCTGCCCAAAAAGGATTTCTCTCCGTGGAAAAACTGGAAGCCATGACCTGTGTATGTTCCGTGGGGCTTGATATGGTGGCGGTGCCCGGAGATATTACAGAGCAGGTGTTAGCCGGCATCATTGCCGATGAAATGGCAATCGGCATGATCAATGCAAAAACTACGGCCACGCGCATTATCCCGGTACCCGGTAAAAAAGCAGGGGACAGCGTCATGTTCGGCGGACTTTTGGGCAAAGCCAGCATCATGGATGTGCCCCACCTTGACCTTAAAGATACTTTTGTGGAATACGGTGGTCATATACCGGCCCCCATTCACAGCCTGAAGAATTAG
- a CDS encoding MFS transporter has translation MSTTQALGRLSQGQMINYKTVLVLSLVHFTGDFYSSFFTPLLPAFQAKLSLTLTQVGLITGTVRFLSFVVQPVVGYMADRYETRWFVLTGLFLVFFVIPFSGIASNYSILLTILCLGSFGSSMFHPSTSGMVNLYAGNRAGFAQSIFNTGGTLAFALGPVFITWYVSRFGLSAMPWTMLLGFVSFIFCLKYMPRPVSENMAGLGFINSLKHTFGKVYKAVFLIWLVMVLRAVVGQTFLTFMPIYLTHHGHPLPSVGVIIALFIIAGTLSGLTAGYCADRFGFTPVFFLSYLLMPPTLLMFLYMPGLGTYAGAFLSGFFVLAPMPLGVVMAQKLAPGSRAMAASLMMGLAYGLGGVISPGIGWLADVFGLTIVLKCTAFIPLVCLVPIILFPKIK, from the coding sequence ATGAGCACCACCCAAGCCCTGGGCCGCTTATCCCAAGGACAGATGATCAATTATAAAACGGTCCTGGTCCTAAGCCTGGTTCATTTTACAGGAGATTTTTACTCTTCCTTTTTCACCCCTTTGCTACCGGCATTCCAGGCCAAACTGAGTCTCACACTGACCCAGGTGGGCCTGATTACCGGCACCGTGCGCTTCTTATCCTTCGTAGTGCAACCGGTGGTGGGGTATATGGCTGACAGGTACGAAACCCGCTGGTTTGTGCTCACCGGACTGTTTCTGGTCTTTTTCGTCATTCCGTTTTCCGGTATTGCATCCAATTACTCGATATTGCTTACCATCCTGTGTCTGGGTTCTTTTGGTTCCTCCATGTTTCATCCATCCACGTCGGGCATGGTAAATTTGTACGCCGGAAACCGGGCGGGTTTTGCACAGTCTATTTTCAATACCGGCGGAACACTGGCTTTTGCTTTGGGGCCTGTGTTCATAACCTGGTATGTGAGCCGGTTTGGTTTATCTGCCATGCCCTGGACCATGCTTTTGGGTTTTGTCTCCTTTATATTCTGTCTGAAATATATGCCCAGACCCGTATCCGAGAATATGGCGGGATTAGGATTTATAAACAGTTTGAAGCACACCTTTGGAAAGGTGTATAAAGCGGTGTTTTTAATCTGGCTGGTCATGGTGCTGCGGGCGGTTGTGGGCCAGACTTTTTTAACATTCATGCCCATTTACCTGACCCATCACGGCCATCCCCTGCCCTCTGTGGGCGTAATCATCGCACTTTTCATCATTGCCGGAACCTTGTCCGGACTGACCGCGGGCTATTGTGCAGACCGCTTCGGGTTTACACCTGTTTTTTTTCTATCATACCTTCTCATGCCGCCAACCCTTCTGATGTTTTTATACATGCCGGGGTTAGGAACATACGCCGGCGCCTTTCTTTCCGGCTTTTTTGTACTTGCCCCCATGCCTTTAGGCGTGGTCATGGCCCAGAAGCTTGCGCCCGGCTCAAGGGCCATGGCAGCCAGCCTTATGATGGGGCTGGCCTATGGGCTTGGCGGGGTAATTTCCCCGGGAATCGGGTGGCTGGCAGATGTTTTCGGACTGACTATCGTTCTTAAATGTACCGCATTTATTCCGCTGGTCTGCCTTGTACCCATTATCCTGTTCCCCAAAATAAAGTAG